A region of Micromonospora chokoriensis DNA encodes the following proteins:
- a CDS encoding AfsR/SARP family transcriptional regulator: protein MRFDILGPFRVYREGRPVPLGSVKQRLLLATLLLRPNEVVGVNELTSMLWGDDEPASAASNLRTYVRGLRQSLGEGASWDGITAVAGGYVLRVGPDERDLDLFDAAAARGRDALVTSAAERAEAELSAALGLWRGAPLSDLPLRSMFARRVAQFEERRLLVEEDYAEALLALGAPADVVRRLRALLDRHPLRQRAWGQLMVGLYRIGDMAGAVDAFRQARQALAEATGLDPAPELVKVYDDILHHRPELAAQPPSGSDGPVPGPQVLRPEQLPRAVPEFVGRSVELANLDALLDGGAQGSSTGVISAVSGMAGVGKTALALHWAHRVADRFPDGQLYVNLRGYDEAGVVSPLDALSEFLEALGVPHARIPAGVEARTGLYRSLLASRRMLVVLDNARDSAQVRALLPGAGRCMVVVTSRDRLDGLIAAECAVPLTLGVLTAEESTSLLAGRLGVGRLSSEPAAVADIVEAAGRLPLALAIVAARVATHPSFPLGAIAAELHSTEARLDVLADGDVRRVFSWSYLALGPKAARLFTLLGLHPGPDLTAAAAAALAGMDTAAVTPRLRELTRLNLLAEHAPGRYAFHDLLRAYAAELAESSERADERADARQRLYDHYLHAAYPAALLLQPQWPPIEPVPPLPVPARRPVTDHGGALAWFTAEHRVLIRVVRQAAETGFDAYAWQVAWALNTFVAPRGLWQDQLDIQRVALAAAEKIDDLAGQAAANRLLSRALTRLGDRDAAEHRLKRALGLHERLGDPTGRAQTLHNYCELCYLDGRFDEALAHGREALRLYRLAGNRSCAARTLNAIGWLLASTGDYAQAIESCTEALDQQRQGDDRNGQAATLDSLGFAYDRLGDRDRAADCYEQAIHLFRDSADRYHEAETLIRLGDTREGMGDLPAASLAWHQAVRIYEDVGDPAAAEARRRLERLRPS from the coding sequence TTGCGTTTCGACATCCTCGGTCCGTTCCGGGTGTACCGCGAGGGCCGGCCGGTTCCGCTGGGCTCGGTGAAACAGCGTCTCCTGTTGGCCACGCTGTTGCTACGCCCGAACGAGGTCGTCGGCGTCAACGAGTTGACCTCGATGCTGTGGGGCGACGACGAGCCGGCGTCGGCCGCTTCGAACCTGCGCACCTACGTGCGCGGGCTGCGGCAGTCGCTGGGCGAGGGGGCTTCCTGGGACGGGATAACCGCCGTGGCGGGCGGATACGTGCTCCGGGTGGGCCCCGACGAGCGGGACCTGGACCTTTTCGACGCCGCGGCCGCTCGGGGGCGCGATGCTCTCGTCACCTCCGCTGCGGAGCGCGCCGAGGCCGAACTCTCCGCCGCGCTGGGCCTGTGGCGCGGGGCGCCACTGTCGGACCTGCCCCTGCGCTCGATGTTCGCCCGGCGGGTGGCGCAGTTCGAGGAGCGCCGGCTGCTCGTTGAGGAGGACTACGCCGAGGCGTTGCTGGCACTCGGCGCACCGGCCGACGTGGTACGCCGGCTGCGGGCCCTGCTCGACCGGCACCCGCTGCGGCAGCGGGCCTGGGGCCAGCTGATGGTGGGCCTGTATCGCATCGGAGACATGGCCGGCGCCGTGGACGCCTTCCGGCAGGCTCGGCAGGCGCTGGCGGAGGCGACCGGCCTCGATCCCGCACCGGAACTCGTCAAGGTGTACGACGACATCCTGCATCACCGACCGGAGTTGGCAGCGCAACCGCCATCGGGGTCGGACGGGCCGGTGCCGGGGCCGCAGGTCCTCCGCCCCGAGCAGTTGCCGCGCGCGGTACCGGAGTTCGTCGGCCGCAGCGTCGAGCTGGCCAACCTCGACGCGCTACTGGACGGCGGTGCACAGGGGTCGAGCACAGGGGTCATCTCGGCGGTGTCCGGCATGGCTGGAGTCGGCAAGACCGCCCTGGCCCTGCACTGGGCGCACCGGGTCGCCGACCGCTTCCCCGACGGCCAGCTCTACGTCAACCTCCGGGGTTACGACGAGGCCGGGGTGGTGTCCCCACTCGACGCCCTGTCCGAATTCCTCGAAGCGCTCGGCGTGCCCCACGCCCGGATACCCGCCGGCGTGGAGGCCCGGACCGGCCTCTACCGCAGCCTGCTGGCCTCCCGCCGGATGCTCGTGGTGCTCGACAACGCCCGCGACTCCGCTCAGGTTCGCGCCCTGCTGCCCGGTGCCGGCCGCTGCATGGTCGTGGTCACCAGCCGTGACCGGCTCGACGGCCTGATCGCCGCCGAGTGCGCGGTGCCGTTGACACTGGGCGTGCTCACAGCGGAGGAGTCGACGAGCCTGCTCGCCGGCCGGCTCGGGGTCGGCCGCCTTTCCTCCGAGCCGGCCGCGGTGGCCGACATCGTCGAGGCCGCCGGCCGGCTTCCGCTGGCGCTGGCGATAGTGGCGGCACGCGTCGCCACCCATCCCTCGTTCCCGCTCGGCGCCATCGCCGCCGAGTTGCACTCCACCGAGGCACGGCTCGACGTGTTGGCCGACGGCGACGTGCGGCGCGTCTTCTCCTGGTCGTACCTGGCCCTGGGGCCAAAGGCGGCCCGATTGTTCACTCTGCTGGGGCTGCATCCGGGCCCGGATCTGACCGCCGCCGCAGCCGCGGCACTCGCGGGCATGGACACCGCAGCCGTCACGCCACGACTGCGGGAGTTGACCCGGCTCAATCTGCTGGCCGAGCACGCGCCTGGCCGCTACGCCTTCCACGATCTTCTCCGCGCCTACGCCGCCGAGCTCGCTGAGTCGTCGGAGCGCGCCGACGAACGCGCCGACGCCCGACAGCGCCTGTACGACCACTACCTGCACGCCGCCTATCCGGCCGCGCTACTGCTCCAGCCGCAGTGGCCTCCGATCGAGCCGGTGCCGCCGCTGCCTGTACCCGCCAGGCGGCCGGTGACCGATCACGGCGGCGCGCTTGCCTGGTTCACGGCGGAGCACCGGGTGCTGATTCGGGTGGTTCGGCAGGCCGCCGAGACCGGGTTCGACGCGTACGCCTGGCAGGTCGCCTGGGCGTTGAACACCTTCGTCGCGCCGCGTGGCCTGTGGCAGGACCAGCTCGACATCCAACGGGTCGCGCTGGCCGCCGCGGAGAAGATCGACGACCTCGCCGGTCAGGCTGCCGCCAACCGGCTGCTCTCCCGTGCACTGACCCGACTCGGTGACCGCGATGCCGCCGAGCACCGGCTGAAACGCGCGCTCGGGCTGCACGAACGCCTCGGTGATCCGACTGGTCGGGCGCAGACGCTGCACAACTACTGTGAGCTCTGCTATCTGGACGGCCGGTTCGACGAGGCCCTCGCGCATGGTCGGGAGGCGCTACGGCTCTACCGCCTGGCCGGCAACCGTTCGTGTGCAGCTCGGACCCTCAACGCGATCGGTTGGCTGCTGGCCAGCACCGGCGACTACGCCCAGGCCATCGAGAGCTGCACCGAAGCGCTCGACCAGCAACGACAAGGCGACGATCGCAACGGCCAGGCCGCGACGCTCGACAGCCTCGGCTTCGCCTACGACCGCCTTGGTGATCGCGACCGCGCGGCCGACTGCTACGAGCAGGCGATCCACCTCTTTCGCGACTCCGCCGACCGCTACCACGAGGCGGAGACCCTCATCCGACTCGGGGACACCCGGGAAGGGATGGGCGACCTGCCCGCTGCCTCCCTCGCCTGGCACCAGGCCGTGCGCATCTACGAGGACGTGGGTGACCCCGCCGCCGCAGAGGCCCGCCGCC
- a CDS encoding peptidoglycan-binding domain-containing protein, translated as MSSLHSVRRVLRRAAVPAVGAALAIGINVTLATPAAASGSYTGLAYVHGTGGVSDDFDDEGVVNVGTHRSSNVTCLWQTVLWANGYLPSSGIDGIFGDQTDAATRNFQRDKGLGADGSAGRNSWTKAGDKLAQTDNQNGWRYVVYRGAKGSRSSYSAHEFVLQRSPDGNFRFYLPQGGGPYWATYNSRSC; from the coding sequence ATGTCTTCGCTCCACTCCGTCCGCCGCGTACTCCGTAGGGCTGCCGTTCCCGCAGTCGGCGCGGCACTGGCCATCGGCATCAACGTCACGCTCGCCACGCCGGCTGCGGCCAGCGGCTCCTACACCGGCCTGGCGTACGTCCACGGCACCGGTGGGGTGTCCGACGACTTCGATGACGAGGGCGTCGTCAACGTCGGCACGCACCGCAGCTCGAACGTCACCTGCCTGTGGCAGACCGTCCTGTGGGCAAACGGCTACCTGCCCTCGTCCGGGATCGACGGCATCTTCGGCGACCAGACCGACGCCGCGACGAGGAACTTCCAGCGCGACAAGGGTCTGGGCGCGGACGGCTCGGCTGGCCGCAACAGCTGGACGAAGGCCGGCGACAAGCTCGCGCAGACCGACAACCAGAACGGATGGCGGTACGTGGTGTACCGCGGGGCAAAGGGTTCCCGCAGCTCGTATAGCGCGCACGAGTTCGTCCTGCAGCGGTCGCCCGACGGAAACTTCCGGTTCTACCTGCCGCAGGGCGGCGGCCCCTACTGGGCCACCTACAACAGCCGTTCCTGCTGA